From Triticum aestivum cultivar Chinese Spring chromosome 4A, IWGSC CS RefSeq v2.1, whole genome shotgun sequence, a single genomic window includes:
- the LOC123087001 gene encoding growth-regulating factor 6: MDLGGVLMAAADAGVGGGELGMLGSRLLKHGRGNAAAAEADERHEHGWGGGRPAAKQARVAGDSDAVSEAVKAAAPYLLGTCSPGHGREKMLSFSSSQQPPSCPSAAAAAQAALPLYYGTPASCLGLSSVSLSASIQGAMARVRGPFTPSQWMELEHQALIYKYLAANIAVPHSLLVPIRRSVTSLYPSAYFGSSTLGWGPFQLGYSGSADLEPGRCRRTDGKKWRCSRDAVADQKYCERHMNRGRHRSRKHVEGQPGHAAKAMPATVAAAAAQPGALATGGGGGATAGAAICHEQQPLKSYSASTIDPCSLQYNREMASKQQHECEQVQDSDTLSMLTSMSARNTNTGSMFPFSKEHHNHNPFEVTSSRPDYGLVSSDSLMSSPHSSLENVNLLTSQRALSSEQQSSLSLQHFADWPRTPSQQGQGGGGLSWPDAENMQLAHQRTQQLSVSAAPMASSDLSSASTSPIHEKLMLSPLKLSREYSPIGLSVAATAAAAAKDEGEANWMPMFRDSSMGGPLGEALNKNNGGNMEAKNYLSASLNLMTDAWDSSPLESSPVGVLQRTAFGSVSSSTGSSPRQEYHGVYDGNPRDDLGSIVVNHPSIRLM; this comes from the exons ATGGACCTGGGCGGGGTGCTGATGGCGGCCGCGGACGCGGGGGTGGGCGGCGGGGAGCTCGGCATGCTCGGATCTAGGCTGCTCAAGCACGGGAGGGGCAAtgccgcggcggcggaggccgaCGAGCGTCACGAGCACGGGTGGGGCGGCGGCAGGCCGGCCGCCAAGCAGGCCCGGGTCGCCGGGGACAGCGACGCCGTGTCCGAGGCCGTCAAGGCGGCCGCGCCATACCTGCTGGGCACCTGCAGCCCCGGGCACGGCCGGGAGAAGATGCTCAGCTTCTCCTCCTCGCAGCAGCCGccctcctgcccctccgccgccgccgccgctcaggCCGCGCTGCCGCTCTACTACGGCACGCCCGCTTCTTGCTTAG ggttgagctcggtgagcttgagCGCCAGCATCCAGGGCGCCATGGCCAGGGTGAGGGGGCCCTTCACGCCGTCGCAGTGGATGGAGCTGGAGCACCAGGCCCTGATCTACAAGTACCTGGCGGCCAACATCGCCGTGCCGCACAGCCTCCTCGTCCCCATCCGCCGGAGCGTCACCTCGCTCTACCCGTCCGCCTACTTTGGCTCCTCCACAT TGGGGTGGGGGCCTTTCCAGCTGGGCTACTCCGGGAGCGCGGACCTGGAGCCCGGGCGGTGCCGCCGGACGGACGGCAAGAAGTGGCGGTGCTCCAGGGACGCCGTCGCTGACCAGAAGTACTGCGAGCGGCATATGAACCGGGGACGCCATCGTTCAAGAAAGCATGTGGAAGGCCAGCCTGGCCATGCCGCGAAAGCGATGCCTGCGACGGTGGCGGCTGCTGCCGCCCAGCCCGGTGCTCTCGCCaccgggggcggcggcggagccaccgccggcgccgccatCTGCCACGAGCAGCAGCCGTTGAAGAGCTACTCCGCCAGCACCATTGATCCTTGTTCACTGCAATACAACAG GGAAATGGCGAGCAAGCAGCAACACGAGTGCGAGCAAGTGCAGGACTCGGACACCCTCTCGATGCTGACCTCCATGAGCGCGAGGAACACCAACACGGGCAGCATGTTCCCGTTCTCAAAGGAACATCATAACCACAATCCTTTCGAGGTGACGAGCTCGAGGCCGGACTACGGGCTGGTTTCCTCCGACTCGCTGATGAGCTCCCCCCACAGCTCCCTGGAGAACGTCAACCTGCTCACCTCGCAGCGAGCGCTCTCGAGCGAGCAGCAGAGCTCGCTCTCCCTGCAGCACTTCGCGGACTGGCCGAGGACGCCGTCGCAGCAGGGGCAGGGAGGGGGAGGCCTCTCATGGCCGGACGCCGAGAACATGCAGCTGGCTCATCAGCGGACCCAGCAGCTCTCGGTGTCCGCCGCTCCGATGGCGTCCTCCGACCTGTCGTCGGCCTCCACGTCCCCCATCCACGAGAAGCTCATGCTGTCGCCCCTCAAGCTGAGCCGCGAGTACAGCCCCATCGGCCTCAGCGTCGCGgccacggcggcagcggcggcgaaggACGAGGGGGAGGCGAACTGGATGCCCATGTTCCGCGACTCGTCCATGGGCGGGCCACTGGGGGAGGCTCTGAACAAGAACAATGGCGGCAACATGGAGGCCAAGAACTACCTGTCGGCGTCGCTGAACCTCATGACGGACGCCTGGGACTCGAGCCCGCTGGAGTCGTCGCCGGTGGGGGTCCTGCAGAGGACCGCCTTCGGGTCGGTGTCCAGCAGCACCGGCAGCAGCCCCAGGCAGGAGTACCACGGCGTGTATGATGGTAATCCGCGGGATGATCTCGGCTCCATCGTCGTGAATCACCCCAGCATCCGCCTCATGTGA